Within the Anaerolineales bacterium genome, the region GGGCCGAGGCGGAGCAAGCCGTCCGGCGTCTGACCCGCGAAGGCTGGAAGACCTACCAACAGGCGGACGACGGGACGGGCGGCGGCTATGTGTTCGATCTTAACCAAGTACAGCCGTTGAACGGCTCGGGGATCGAGGGTTCCGTTCCGGCCGCGGTCCGCGAATTAAAGATCCGAAACGAATCGATCGGCGCCCTGGCCGTCGACGCCGGGGCCGTTGCCGGAGGGACGGCGGAGATTTTGGACGCCGTGGCCCTTCAACTGAGCGGCCACCTGGAAAACCTGCGGCTCCTGGAGCAGAACCAGAAGCGCACCCACGAGTTGGAGATTGTGGCCGAACTCAGCGCCACCGCCTCGACCGTGCTCGATCCGCAGAAGTTGCTGCAGGAAATCGTCGACCTATCCCGCGAGCGTTTCGGCGTGTACCACGTGCACATTTACCTGGCCGACGAGGAATCACAGCTGCTGAATCTCTCGGCCGGCGCCGGCGAGGTCGGGCGGAAAATGGTGGCGGACCAGCATGCCATCCCGATGGACACCGAGCGGTCGCTGGTGGCCCGCGCCCGCCGCGAACGGCGGGCCCTGATCGTCAACGACGTGCGGGCCGAACCGGACTTCCTGCCCAACCCCAACCTGCCCGAAACGCGCTCCGAAATGGCGGTGCCGCTGATCGTCGGCCAGCAGGTGCTCGGCGTGTTCGACATCCAGTCGGACCGGGCGGATGGATTTTCGGAAGAAGACGCCAACATCTACTCCACCCTGGCCGCCCAGGTGGCGGTGGCGCTGCAGAACGCCCGACTCTACATGGAACAGGCCGCGACGGTCGCCCAACTGCGCGAGCTCGACCGCCTCAAGACTTCCTTCCTGGCCAACATGAGCCACGAACTGCGCACCCCGCTCAATTCGATTCTCGGATTCACCGACGTGATGCTCGAGGGGATCGACGGCGAACTGACCGGGAACATGGACAACGACCTGCGCCTGATCCAGAGGAACGGCCAGCACCTGCTGCACCTGATCAACGACGTGCTCGACATGGCCAAGATCTCGGCCGGAAAAATGAACCTGTCGCTCGAGCACTTCAAGGTTCAAGGCCTGCTGGACGAGGTGCTCAACATCTCCGCGCCGCTGGCGGCCGAAAAGAACCTGTCGCTGGCCATCGAGAAGGATTCCGACTGGACCGCGGAGATCTACGCCGACCGCACCCGCATCCGCCAGGTGATGCTGAACCTGGTGGGCAACGCGGTCAAGTTCACCGAGAAGGGCGGGGTCAGGATCCGGGCGGAAAAGCAGGACGCCAATCTGCTGATCCGCGTAGCCGACACCGGCCTGGGGATACCGAAGGACAAGCTGGACCTGATCTTCGAGGAGTTCACCCAGATCGACACCTCGCCGACCCGCAAGGCCGGCGGCACCGGCCTCGGCCTGCCGATAAGCCGCAGTCTGGTGCGGATGCACGGCGGGCGGCTGTGGGCGGAGAGCGCCGGCGTGGAAGGGGAAGGCACCGTCTTCTACGTGGAGCTGCCCTTGGAAGCGAAGATCACCGAACCGACAGAGGCGGAAGGACATGGCGAAGCCTGAGTACTTGGAATGCAACCTGTGCGGCGCCCGGGCGGCGTTCGTGCCGCTGGCGGCGGCCGTCTGTCCCGAGTGCGGATCGCTGTGGATGGATGCGCGCTACGACTACGAAGCGTTCAAGCGCGGCCTGCTCCGCGGACTGCCCGGCCGGCCGCAGAACATCTGGCGCTACCAGGACATTCTGCCGATCGAAAACCCCTCCGCGCTGGATTTGTATCCGGCCGGGG harbors:
- a CDS encoding GAF domain-containing protein; the protein is MSQRNRKYQRLEALFSENPPAPPESARPAAPKPPAAKPPEAIRPARLPERLVVPAPEPSLPDAWAEPLAPAEAAPAAGWEDFLDGIDHREKIGFTYERGKVAPLEGGTRPLPEDALRIPLTVSGTTIGTVQAVGEGQGWTAQQTEILNAASAQLAQHIEGLRLLAQAQKFRAEAEQAVRRLTREGWKTYQQADDGTGGGYVFDLNQVQPLNGSGIEGSVPAAVRELKIRNESIGALAVDAGAVAGGTAEILDAVALQLSGHLENLRLLEQNQKRTHELEIVAELSATASTVLDPQKLLQEIVDLSRERFGVYHVHIYLADEESQLLNLSAGAGEVGRKMVADQHAIPMDTERSLVARARRERRALIVNDVRAEPDFLPNPNLPETRSEMAVPLIVGQQVLGVFDIQSDRADGFSEEDANIYSTLAAQVAVALQNARLYMEQAATVAQLRELDRLKTSFLANMSHELRTPLNSILGFTDVMLEGIDGELTGNMDNDLRLIQRNGQHLLHLINDVLDMAKISAGKMNLSLEHFKVQGLLDEVLNISAPLAAEKNLSLAIEKDSDWTAEIYADRTRIRQVMLNLVGNAVKFTEKGGVRIRAEKQDANLLIRVADTGLGIPKDKLDLIFEEFTQIDTSPTRKAGGTGLGLPISRSLVRMHGGRLWAESAGVEGEGTVFYVELPLEAKITEPTEAEGHGEA